The following proteins are encoded in a genomic region of Synechococcus sp. CBW1002:
- a CDS encoding ATP-binding protein — MALPNLWGLYNLRSSPFFQATLRADSEATPLRLFVGRQRERQLLLTTIGSSASSRQAVAGRPGIGKTTLVQTVKADAQAEGYWSSDEIIPISAEGASEQLLGQLLSGVYDAVLANCPTAAGPEVEAAQQLVRSIRLRGGGLTVSAFGVGLGGSQSEIVATPPGALLLDGPRVLRDLLRYAIARGARGIVLHLNNLENLSEADASRAADLLRGIRDQALLHDGLHLIVVGTTDAVRTVVQSHTQIRSVFSNPLVLEPLDLTEVKQLLANRYEALQQDPAKPWRPPVTDAVVQKLYELFRGDLRGLLKALEDGITALLGLTSAGAEVAPVGLGDLLLSLRQRNQAELQEQLGDTAWERLVAWAQVDPASIQTQAELVGLWAVKQPSVSQTLQQLIEAGAVEALPRRGREAIQYLMTGTARLAL; from the coding sequence ATGGCGCTGCCCAACCTCTGGGGCCTGTACAACCTGCGCTCGTCGCCCTTCTTCCAGGCCACGTTGCGGGCGGATTCGGAGGCGACGCCGCTGCGGCTGTTTGTGGGCCGGCAACGGGAGCGGCAGCTGCTGCTCACCACGATCGGCAGCAGTGCCAGCTCCCGCCAGGCCGTGGCCGGCCGGCCGGGGATCGGCAAAACCACCCTGGTGCAGACGGTGAAGGCCGATGCCCAGGCGGAGGGGTACTGGAGTTCCGACGAGATCATCCCCATCAGCGCAGAGGGGGCCAGCGAGCAGTTGTTGGGGCAGCTCCTCTCGGGTGTGTATGACGCTGTTCTGGCCAACTGCCCCACGGCAGCGGGGCCTGAAGTGGAAGCCGCCCAGCAACTGGTCCGCAGTATTCGCCTGCGGGGCGGCGGACTCACGGTGTCGGCCTTTGGTGTGGGGCTTGGCGGTAGCCAGAGCGAAATCGTGGCCACGCCACCAGGGGCCTTGCTGCTGGATGGACCGCGGGTGTTGCGTGATCTGTTGCGTTACGCCATCGCCCGTGGCGCACGCGGCATCGTGCTGCACCTCAACAACCTCGAAAATCTCAGCGAGGCAGACGCGTCGCGGGCGGCGGATCTGCTGCGGGGGATCCGCGATCAGGCCCTGCTGCACGACGGCCTGCATCTGATCGTGGTGGGCACCACCGATGCGGTGCGCACGGTGGTGCAGAGCCACACCCAGATCCGCTCGGTGTTCAGCAATCCCCTGGTGCTGGAGCCTCTGGATCTGACTGAGGTGAAGCAACTGCTGGCCAATCGCTACGAGGCCCTGCAGCAGGATCCCGCCAAGCCATGGCGGCCCCCCGTGACTGATGCCGTGGTGCAGAAGCTTTACGAGCTGTTCCGAGGGGATCTGCGCGGCCTGTTGAAGGCCCTGGAAGATGGCATCACGGCCTTGCTGGGCCTCACGAGTGCCGGCGCCGAAGTGGCGCCGGTGGGGCTGGGCGATCTGCTGCTCAGCCTGCGACAACGCAACCAGGCGGAGCTGCAGGAGCAGCTGGGCGATACAGCCTGGGAGCGGTTGGTGGCCTGGGCACAGGTGGATCCCGCCTCGATTCAGACGCAGGCCGAGTTGGTGGGGCTGTGGGCTGTGAAGCAGCCCTCGGTGTCGCAGACCCTGCAGCAGCTGATCGAGGCCGGTGCCGTTGAGGCTTTGCCGCGTCGTGGACGAGAGGCCATTCAGTACCTGATGACTGGTACGGCCAGGCTGGCGCTGTAG
- a CDS encoding GTPase domain-containing protein, with protein sequence MATFQLPELQRRIQSSLDSLQAFLLARGEHSLQEKANALEQQRLALGERALLSLAFSGQYSAGKSTIISALTGRSDIHISADVATDEVQAYRWREIELWDTPGLFADRPDHTAKAEQALRDADLIVYCLTTNLFDTVTAADFRRLAFENGFAPKIFLVINKLSMADVEDTDDYINNLTVSIDRTLAPHHLNGFNHAFIDAQDFREGVADGDDILVQFSRFEGFIQQLNGWVKQQGLLARLDPPIRLGLTTIDEALGTLPDGTFQQNPELFLLNQQLRIVQSQQRRTAAEVRRISTGVVQHVQLLGEQLLSGELGEEENQATSSFRVKCEEINKSAFDDLNGTLQEAYAQLQSKLDDFAREPFVAEYFASVEAGMEGTVPRRGEESGAKVNPIKDIAKNLLDRGAENFAFPGGIMTTSSQVAGTAGHQLVYTVGKFLGKDFRPWEAVNIAKGLGQAVGILSIAMAAYSVYDHVNEEAKVVEKQRQADQQLSEARSQIRKLAEAMAAQVQDIYQQEYDLPVVGVIVERLNAARDVVLAREASNKELVEGLSSYRFELKSCLQQLYATDREGGV encoded by the coding sequence ATGGCCACCTTCCAACTTCCAGAACTGCAACGCCGGATTCAATCCAGCCTTGATAGCCTTCAGGCCTTCTTACTAGCCCGTGGCGAACATTCTCTTCAGGAGAAAGCCAACGCCCTGGAACAGCAGCGTCTTGCCTTAGGCGAGAGGGCGCTGCTCAGCCTTGCCTTCAGCGGCCAGTACAGCGCAGGGAAATCCACCATCATCTCGGCTCTCACCGGCCGCAGCGACATCCACATCTCCGCCGATGTGGCAACCGATGAGGTGCAGGCCTACCGCTGGCGTGAGATCGAGCTCTGGGACACACCAGGCCTGTTTGCCGATCGTCCGGATCACACCGCTAAGGCTGAGCAAGCACTGCGTGATGCTGATCTGATCGTCTATTGCCTCACCACCAACTTGTTCGACACCGTCACCGCGGCTGACTTCCGGCGGTTGGCCTTTGAGAATGGCTTCGCGCCCAAGATCTTCCTGGTGATTAACAAACTCTCGATGGCAGATGTGGAGGACACTGACGACTACATCAACAACCTGACCGTCTCCATCGATCGTACCCTCGCCCCCCATCACCTCAACGGCTTCAACCATGCCTTCATCGATGCTCAGGACTTTCGCGAGGGGGTGGCGGATGGCGACGACATCCTGGTGCAGTTCAGTCGTTTCGAGGGATTCATTCAGCAGCTCAATGGGTGGGTAAAACAACAGGGTCTGCTGGCGCGGCTTGACCCACCTATTCGCCTCGGACTGACCACCATCGACGAGGCCCTTGGCACCCTACCGGATGGAACCTTTCAGCAGAACCCGGAACTCTTTCTGCTCAATCAGCAGCTGCGCATTGTGCAGAGTCAGCAACGACGCACCGCCGCCGAAGTGCGCCGAATCTCCACCGGTGTGGTGCAGCACGTGCAATTGCTAGGCGAGCAGCTTCTCAGTGGTGAGCTGGGAGAAGAGGAGAATCAGGCCACATCGAGCTTCCGGGTCAAATGTGAAGAGATCAACAAGTCGGCATTTGACGATCTCAATGGCACTCTCCAAGAAGCCTATGCACAACTCCAGAGCAAGCTCGACGACTTCGCCCGCGAACCCTTCGTGGCGGAGTACTTCGCCAGCGTTGAAGCCGGCATGGAAGGGACTGTCCCTAGACGAGGCGAAGAAAGTGGCGCGAAGGTCAATCCCATCAAAGATATTGCAAAGAATCTCCTTGACAGGGGAGCAGAAAACTTTGCTTTTCCTGGTGGAATCATGACCACCTCGAGCCAGGTTGCAGGCACGGCTGGGCATCAACTTGTCTATACCGTTGGAAAGTTCCTTGGTAAGGATTTCCGGCCGTGGGAAGCGGTGAACATTGCCAAGGGTCTTGGGCAGGCCGTTGGGATTCTGAGCATCGCCATGGCTGCCTATTCGGTTTATGACCATGTTAATGAGGAGGCCAAAGTCGTGGAGAAGCAGCGCCAGGCAGATCAGCAGCTCAGTGAGGCCCGGTCGCAGATCCGCAAGCTCGCCGAGGCCATGGCTGCCCAGGTCCAGGACATCTATCAACAGGAGTACGACCTGCCGGTGGTTGGGGTCATCGTGGAACGCCTCAACGCAGCTCGTGACGTGGTTCTCGCCCGCGAAGCCAGCAACAAGGAGCTAGTGGAAGGCCTCTCGAGTTACCGCTTTGAGCTCAAGAGTTGTCTCCAGCAGCTCTACGCCACTGATCGTGAGGGTGGGGTCTGA
- the pglZ gene encoding BREX-1 system phosphatase PglZ type A, with the protein MTRSPAATSRIHESLEAALARKRVVLWYDPNGEWASEFDDYQPGQAEKLRVENNEFSVKVQVSRAPLDQRFLLYIPSPKPAEPDNWLLDLLLAGHEFTADRASLDIQEAGLTLEFKELAQEHKAFFRSSVRTTKLKELRRPNDDKAAVRLKMLAVLAKQPPDIDKLLLHAFGQLAPANPDGDDPVETLYGNHQLSSYFWKAVGEKFGYASPEPNLRDFAVALFNSVSSIGPDGGLLPHARVFLSIWKDSLSARSAFQQWSDHLAGVLRVEEQLNDAPDSYDPDDDDSYELIERFVLSRLLQRFQSDASDAELLDAIRNRSSSCWFDKHLHGYRALEQAISFRQLLAKADLQVPGFEEGLQRYCNGWWRLDQAYRRCIFHARTYQQPTLFKPLREWLENQYVNNVLLPLTNRWSDQVSQLSSWSSTALPRQKEFHMRYLHAPLGAKSLKRLFVVISDALRYEAARDYAERLNAQAGKGWKAEVEALLGVLPSYTQLGMAALLPGAQLGINIHDPQAKALLDGQSAAGTDNRDKILKAYANGRAKAIQAEDFLNLPTTKEGAELIKEHDLIVVFHNRIDRIGDKRDTEADTCQAVEQAFEELDAILRKISSLKGSQAVITADHGFLFQQEPVDANDRSEFPAAKELTFKNRRFALGSGIKPSAGQKVFTAAELGLTGSWEAVFPLGLDRYPRSGSGSRFVHGGTSLQEVVVPVIRLKRERKDESRVVEAELLRVPAKITMGKLSFGLFQLEPVEPRKRLPLQLRIGLYAKADGALLCAHRTVLLDSAASEAREREQQVVLELSNAAGDYNNQTLELRLEQLLEGVSQPQAYKTVDLKLQRPFGSDFDDF; encoded by the coding sequence ATGACCCGCTCCCCTGCCGCCACCAGCCGCATCCACGAGAGCCTCGAAGCAGCTCTCGCCCGCAAGCGCGTGGTGCTCTGGTACGACCCCAACGGTGAGTGGGCCTCCGAATTCGACGACTACCAGCCCGGACAAGCCGAGAAGCTGCGGGTGGAGAACAACGAGTTCTCCGTGAAAGTGCAGGTCAGCCGCGCCCCCCTCGACCAGCGCTTCCTGCTCTACATCCCTTCGCCCAAACCAGCCGAACCCGATAACTGGCTGCTGGATCTGCTGCTGGCGGGCCATGAGTTCACGGCTGATCGCGCCTCCCTCGACATCCAGGAAGCGGGGCTGACACTGGAGTTCAAAGAGCTGGCCCAGGAGCACAAGGCCTTCTTCCGCTCATCGGTGCGCACCACCAAGCTCAAGGAACTGCGGCGTCCCAACGACGACAAGGCCGCCGTTCGGCTCAAGATGCTCGCCGTGCTGGCCAAGCAGCCGCCCGATATCGACAAGCTCTTGCTGCATGCCTTCGGGCAGCTGGCTCCGGCCAACCCCGATGGCGACGACCCGGTGGAGACCCTCTATGGAAACCACCAGCTGAGCAGCTATTTCTGGAAGGCGGTTGGCGAGAAGTTCGGCTACGCCAGCCCCGAGCCCAACCTGCGCGACTTCGCCGTTGCCCTGTTCAACAGCGTGAGCTCGATCGGGCCCGATGGCGGCCTGCTGCCCCACGCCCGGGTGTTCCTGAGCATCTGGAAGGACAGCCTCAGCGCAAGGAGTGCCTTTCAGCAGTGGAGCGATCACCTCGCCGGTGTGCTGCGCGTGGAGGAGCAGCTCAACGACGCGCCAGACAGCTACGACCCAGACGACGACGACAGCTATGAGCTGATCGAGCGTTTTGTGCTCAGCCGCCTGCTGCAGCGTTTCCAGAGCGACGCCTCAGACGCCGAGCTGCTGGATGCGATCCGCAACCGCAGCAGCTCCTGCTGGTTTGACAAGCACCTGCACGGCTACCGTGCCCTGGAGCAGGCGATCAGCTTCCGCCAACTGCTGGCGAAGGCTGATCTGCAGGTGCCCGGTTTCGAGGAGGGTCTGCAGCGCTATTGCAATGGCTGGTGGCGGCTGGATCAGGCTTACCGGCGCTGCATCTTCCATGCCCGCACCTACCAGCAGCCCACCCTCTTCAAGCCGCTGCGGGAATGGTTGGAGAACCAGTACGTGAACAACGTGCTGCTGCCGCTCACCAACCGCTGGAGCGATCAGGTGAGTCAGCTCAGCAGCTGGAGCTCCACGGCCTTGCCGCGGCAGAAGGAGTTCCACATGCGCTACTTGCATGCACCGCTGGGCGCCAAGAGTCTCAAGCGCCTGTTTGTGGTGATCTCCGATGCCCTGCGCTACGAGGCCGCCCGCGACTACGCCGAGCGCCTCAACGCTCAGGCGGGCAAGGGGTGGAAGGCCGAGGTGGAAGCTCTGTTGGGGGTGCTGCCCAGTTACACCCAGCTGGGCATGGCAGCCCTGCTGCCCGGTGCTCAGCTCGGCATCAATATCCACGACCCGCAGGCCAAGGCCTTGCTAGACGGCCAGAGCGCAGCCGGCACCGACAACCGCGACAAGATCCTCAAGGCCTACGCCAATGGCCGTGCGAAGGCGATCCAGGCGGAAGACTTCCTCAACCTACCCACCACTAAGGAAGGGGCCGAGCTGATCAAAGAGCACGATCTGATCGTGGTGTTTCACAACCGGATCGACCGGATCGGCGACAAGCGCGACACAGAAGCCGACACCTGCCAGGCGGTGGAGCAGGCCTTCGAGGAGCTGGACGCGATCCTGCGCAAGATCAGCAGCCTCAAGGGCAGCCAGGCCGTGATCACCGCCGACCACGGCTTCCTCTTCCAGCAGGAACCGGTGGATGCCAACGACCGCTCGGAGTTCCCCGCGGCCAAAGAGCTCACCTTCAAGAACCGCCGCTTTGCCCTGGGCAGTGGCATCAAGCCCAGTGCCGGGCAGAAGGTGTTCACCGCCGCGGAGCTGGGTCTGACCGGCAGCTGGGAAGCGGTGTTCCCGCTGGGCCTCGATCGCTATCCCCGTTCGGGCTCCGGTTCACGCTTCGTGCACGGCGGCACTTCCCTGCAGGAGGTGGTGGTGCCGGTGATCCGGCTCAAGCGGGAACGCAAGGACGAGAGCCGCGTGGTGGAGGCCGAGCTGCTGCGGGTGCCCGCCAAGATCACCATGGGCAAGCTGAGCTTCGGGCTGTTCCAGCTGGAGCCCGTGGAACCCCGCAAGCGGTTGCCGCTGCAGCTGCGCATCGGCCTGTACGCCAAGGCCGATGGGGCCCTGCTCTGTGCCCACCGCACCGTGCTGCTCGATTCCGCCGCCAGCGAAGCCCGCGAGCGGGAGCAGCAGGTGGTGCTGGAGCTGTCCAACGCGGCCGGGGACTACAACAACCAGACCCTGGAGCTGCGACTAGAGCAGCTGCTGGAGGGTGTCAGCCAGCCCCAGGCCTACAAGACTGTGGACCTGAAGCTGCAGCGGCCCTTCGGCAGCGACTTCGACGACTTTTGA